AAAAGTGCTCCCTGGCAACGAGCCCTATCGCAAACAGCATTATCCCGTAGAGGATAGCAAAAGCCCCCAATGCAAGGAGCTTGTTAACCCTGAGGAGTACTAGGAGCCCGAAGACGGCACCCGCAAGGACCGTCACGTGGGGCACCGTAAAGGCGAGGTAGTTTAGGAAGACCCTCCTGTCATCCATGTCCATCACTCCGATATGAAGGCATAGGTTGTCGTCGTCGGTAACTCGCGCCTGACCTTTGGGAGGAGATACCTCGGGTAGAGCCTCTCCTGTGGTTCATCAAGGGGGTCGTAGGAGTCAATCAACTTGTCTATGACCTTGACCGCGGCCCTTCCTCTAACACGGAAATAACCCCTGAAGTCACTCACTATTTCGAGGACTATGGGTATTAGGAGCTTTTCTTCGTCGCCGGGGTCTATAAGGGCTCTAATTTTCTCCAGCTCGGACCTCCTGAAGGAGTGACTACTGCCATCCCTGAGCCGAACAAAAGGTTCCTTCTGTCCGAGGAGCTGTGCCAGCGTTGGCCGCCTTACCGGGAGGTGGTTGTTTATGCGGTAGATTTCCTTTATGAGGGCGTTTTCTATGTTCATACGGGTGTCAATTCGAATTACTGAACATAAACATTATTCTACATTTTTTTGTTAATATCCAGTGAAATAACTTAAAGAATAGACCTGCTTATGGCAAAACGATAAAGCCCCCACACCCGTTTTCGTCATGTTTTCAAAAATTCAAGGGAAAGAGTTAATTAGGAGTGTTTGTTCAGCACTTAGCAGAGATAATTAAACAAATAAACAAAAAGGTGAGGAAAAAATGAACGAAAGTGCAAAGCCTGTCGGAATTGAGACGAAAGGCCCGAGATTCCTTCAGCTCATATTCGTGGACATAAACGGCGTTCCTAAGGGGATGGAGGTTCCCATAGGACGGTACGAAGAAGCCGTGGAGGATGGAATATCCTTCGATGGCTCCTCAATTCCGGGTTTCCAGGGCATAGAGGACAGCGACCTCATCTTCAAGGCCGACCCGAGCACCTACGCCGAGGTCCCATGGGAAGGAATAGCAAGGGTTTATGGCTACATTTACAAGGACGAAAAACCTTACAAGGCTGACCCGAGGGGAGTACTGAAGAGCACGATTGAAAAGCTCGAGAAGGAGGGCTTCAAGGCCTACATCGGGCCCGAGCCGGAGTTCTACCTCTTCAAAAAGAACGGAACCTGGGAGCTCCACATACCCGACAGCGGCGGCTACTTCGACCTGGTAACCCTCGACAAGGCGAGGGAGCTGAGAAGGGAGATA
This genomic window from Thermococcus sp. contains:
- a CDS encoding DUF61 family protein, with protein sequence MNIENALIKEIYRINNHLPVRRPTLAQLLGQKEPFVRLRDGSSHSFRRSELEKIRALIDPGDEEKLLIPIVLEIVSDFRGYFRVRGRAAVKVIDKLIDSYDPLDEPQERLYPRYLLPKVRRELPTTTTYAFISE